One region of Agelaius phoeniceus isolate bAgePho1 chromosome W unlocalized genomic scaffold, bAgePho1.hap1 SUPER_W_unloc_1, whole genome shotgun sequence genomic DNA includes:
- the LOC143692470 gene encoding serine/threonine-protein kinase pim-1-like: LPGVPLLSPPPSPLPGRAMPPARPRPRAGLPRARPRPSRRALASARLWPYWRWRCWAGVSAWCGGGIAALRLRLARARPRTRGRLQPRARPRPRPRPRPWFLSGPAEDTGGAAAPAASAAASPARAPPLGSAAAGPEPPVPRSKERTPGHGRPGAAEGRSGAVAGPGPSADSRVPPAGKAQEALQERYRVGSLLGRGGFGSVCSGTRLSDGAPVAIKRVPRDRIRHWGELPDGSSAPLEIMLLAKVSRGCAAVIQLLEWLELPDSFLLVLERPERCQELSRFLAERGFLPEEEARALFRQVLEAVRHCTACGVLHRDIKPENILLDLASRQLKLIDFGCGAFLQDTAYTQFAGTLSYSPPEWIQHQRYHGEAATIWSLGLLLCHLVMGKHPFRRGQEIIRGQILFPRWLSQECQDIIKRCLSMRPSDRPSLEELFCHPWVQGVPLP, translated from the exons ttgcccggcgtccctctcctctccccgcctccctctcccctgccgggccgggccatgcccccggcccgcccccggccccgggcggggctgccccgtgctcggccccggccgtcccgccgcgctctcgcctccgcccggctctggccgtactggcggtggcgctgctgggcgggcgtcagtgcctggtgcgggggcggcatcgccgcccttcggctccgcctggcccgagcccggccccggacccgaggcaggctccagccccgagcccggccccggcctcgaccccggccccggccctggtTCCTctcggggcccgcggaggacacaggcggcgcggccgctcccgccgcctccgctgcggcttccccggcccgagctccgccgctcggcagcgcggccgccggccccgagcctcccgtgccgcgttccaaagagcgaacgcctgggcatggccggcccggggcggctgaggggcgctcgggggccgttgctggccccgggccgagcgctgacagccgcgtcccgcccgcagggaaggcgcaggaggccctgcaggagcggtaccgagtgggttcgctgctggggcgcggcgGCTTCGGCAGCGTCTGCTCGGggacgcggctctcggacggcgccccg gtggccatcaaacgCGTGCCGCGGGATCGcatccggcactggggcgagctg cccgacggcagcagcgCGCCGCTGGAGAtcatgctgctggccaaggtgtcCCGTGGCTGTGCCGCTGTcattcagctcctggagtggctcGAGCTCCCCGACAgcttcctgctggtgctggagcgtCCGGAGCGGTGCCAGGAGCTCTCGCGTTTCCTGGCGGAGCGGGGGTTCCTGCCGGAGGAGGAGGCGCgggcgctgttccgccaggtgctggaggccgtgcggcactgcaccgcctgcggggtcctgcacagggacatcaagcccgagaacatcctgctcgacctggccaGCAGGCAGCTGAAACTGATCGACTTTGGATGTGGCGCCTTCCTCcaagacacagcctacacccagtttgcag GAACCCTGTCCTACAGCCCACCAGAGTGGATCCAGCACCAGCGCTACCACGGCGAGGCAGcgacgatctggtccctgggcctcctgctgtgccacctggTCATGGGCaagcacccgttcaggaggggccaggAGATCATCCGGGGGCAGATCTTGTTCCCACGatggctctctcaag agtgccaGGATATCATTAAGAGGTGTTTGTCCATGCGACCCTCAGACAGGCCGTCCTTAGAAGAGCTTTTCTGCCATCCTTGGGTGCAGGGTGTTCCTCTGCCCTAG